In Drosophila subpulchrella strain 33 F10 #4 breed RU33 chromosome 3R, RU_Dsub_v1.1 Primary Assembly, whole genome shotgun sequence, the following are encoded in one genomic region:
- the LOC119552614 gene encoding uncharacterized protein LOC119552614: MDLEVLLLVMLTIFTHTRGERYELLVSDEEIFISCQDPDPGTLDVNGLLDFSELLTSLDADGITISGNVTLKWDIQQTDRVQVTANVMHLDRGTWMPTVLNIIVNDFCKVMYDKNQYWFQYWTQYVINDVQDKCVNVPGTQLVYETFILSLTASPTGTFPQGRYKAHVMLRAYDSSGTERPTRICFEVQGDVKKVRPTKSGGAKKSLPLA; the protein is encoded by the exons ATGGATCTAGAAGTATTACTATTGGTAATGCTGACCATCTTTACCCATACACGTGGGGAAAGGTATGAGCTATTGGTTTCGGATGAGGAAATATTTATCAGTTGTCAAGATCCTGATCCCGGAACACTTGACGTAAACGGCTTACTTGATTTCTCAGAACTTTTAACATCCTTGGATGCCGACGGTATAACCATAAGCGGAAACGTAACTTTGAAGTGGGACATTCAACAGACGGATCGCGTTCAG GTAACCGCAAACGTTATGCATTTGGACAGAGGCACCTGGATGCCTACCGTATTGAATATAATTGTAAACGATTTCTGCAAGGTTATGTACGACAAAAATCAGTACTGGTTCCAATATTGGACTCAGTATGTCATAAATGATGTTCAGGATAAATGTGTTAATGTTCCCGGG ACACAACTTGTGTACGAGACCTTTATTCTAAGCTTGACCGCCAGCCCGACAGGGACTTTTCCCCAAGGACGCTACAAAGCCCACGTGATGCTCAGAGCTTACGATTCCTCTGGAACCGAAAGACCAACTCGCATTTGCTTTGAAGTACAGGGCGATGTAAAAAAGGTTCGGCCGACTAAATCAGGAGGGGCAAAGAAATCTCTGCCCTTAGCCTAA
- the LOC119561860 gene encoding serendipity locus protein H-1, which translates to MEGGKGSGKRMKEEAPSKKLPPKIYSGDAGTPTKAAHDEILSSLLRINNFDSISSIKDESLDIDLSACVTISSASLVNGNSLSSTDFWRVLDESAQNNTELNLSSDVCRDDLAATGSSAVPSSLASDNHSSSEFSVTFLRPEPPNAFTNSPFKKTSSSGTSTPVKLSPEQLHQQHPLQMPQAQLLQRKPKLPAATAVRLKVFKEEPPEEKHPPDQVVTKVEVCEPEFQPPSFYMFQQAKSAEAVAVADAVSMPPPAASESKPFEVDPAPLHKCLDCNGLLLETPDEVAKHEAAAHRLRLTYRCSECQREFEVLAGLKKHLKTHRTEGRKDTWKKCPDCGKCLKLGSMWMHRKIHSDNKKYQCDICGQKFVQKINLTHHARIHSSEKPYECPECQKRFQERSHLQRHQKYHAQTRSYRCEKCGKMYKTERCLKVHNLVHLEQRPFACTVCDKSFISNSKLKQHSNIHTGMRPFKCNYCPRDFTNFPNWLKHTRRRHKVDHKTGEHLENIPSYCSKKSTTSKAQKAAAAAAAAAAATAAANPNDLAASGELKVKPNLTPAAAPAPAKQARKKKQPQQATLAALGITLPAGTALQQVHPVPSTQSHQQELSTVLVPLPPPAPKQTKVKRERKQLAPKQLQQKPQLLQQAQVQQSSLEPIAAVPQIKKEPAQNQGPFLDLHGLSLTSAEELIMEQALEMEECGLYDAPNANTEMGTSDNAISDSAAALHFQIKNELPDELLPDDDFMPCKPSDRLACPSLESSPFSSPASMELTAVSASSAATSAQALPVRSGNYYLPAFTLNAHGKLSSTGNAMQSVTTSLTHSPSVSMVNVPLLVRSNQMLPSVDTLLFTNQTGGSRFFAGKSATAATPHLT; encoded by the exons ATGGAGGGCGGCAAGGGCAGCGGGAAGCGGATGAAGGAGGAGGCGCCAAGCAAGAAGTTGCCGCCTAAAATCTACAGCGGCGATGCGGGCACCCCCACGAAGGCGGCCCACGACGAGATCCTCAGCTCGCTGCTGCGGATCAACAACTTCGACTCCATATCGAGCATCAAGGACGAGTCGCTGGACATCGATCTGTCGGCCTGCGTGACCATCAGTTCCGCCAGCCTGGTCAACGGCAATAGTCTCTCCTCAACGGACTTCTGGCGCGTTCTGGACGAGAGCGCCCAGAACAACACCGAGCTGAATCTCTCCTCGGACGTCTGTCGCGATGATCTGGCGGCCACCGGCTCCTCGGCCGTGCCCAGCAGCTTGGCCAGTGATAACCACTCAAGCTCCGAGTTTAGTGTGACATTCCTGCGGCCCGAGCCGCCGAATGCCTTCACCAATTCGCCCTTCAAAAAGACCTCCTCCAGCGGCACCTCCACGCCCGTAAAGCTATCGCCCGAGCAACTGCATCAGCAGCATCCCCTCCAAATGCCCCAGGCTCAGTTGCTTCAACGCAAGCCCAAGCTGCCGGCGGCAACGGCGGTGCGCCTGAAGGTCTTCAAAGAGGAGCCGCCCGAAGAGAAGCATCCGCCAGATCAGGTCGTCACCAAAGTGGAAGTGTGCGAGCCCGAGTTTCAGCCTCCCTCTTTCTACATGTTCCAGCAGGCCAAGTCGGCGGAGGCGGTGGCGGTGGCCGATGCGGTCAGTATGCCACCGCCAGCAGCTTCGGAGTCAAAGCCTTTCGAGGTGGATCCTGCTCCGCTGCACAAGTGCCTCGACTGCAACGGACTGCTGCTGGAGACGCCCGACGAGGTGGCCAAGCACGAGGCGGCTGCCCACCGGCTGAGGCTCACCTATCGCTGCAGCGAGTGCCAGCGGGAGTTCGAGGTGCTGGCCGGATTGAAGAAGCACCTGAAAACGCATCGAACCGAGGGACGCAAAGACACTTGGAAGAAATGTCCCGATTGCGGGAAGTG CCTCAAATTGGGCAGCATGTGGATGCACCGAAAGATCCACAGCGATAACAAGAAGTACCAGTGCGACATCTGCGGTCAGAAGTTTGTGCAGAAAATAAACCTGACGCACCACGCACGGATTCACTCATCGGAGAAGCCGTACGAGTGCCCCGAGTGTCAGAAGCGGTTCCAGGAGCGCTCCCATCTGCAGCGTCACCAAAAGTACCATGCGCAAACGCGTTCCTATCGATGCGAGAAGTGCGGAAAGATGTACAAGACGGAGCGCTGCCTGAAGGTCCACAACCTGGTGCATCTGGAGCAGCGACCCTTCGCGTGCACCGTCTGCGACAAGAGCTTCATCAGCAACTCGAAGCTCAAGCAGCACTCCAACATACACACCGGTATGCGGCCCTTCAAGTGCAACTACTGTCCGCGTGACTTTACCAACTTCCCCAACTGGCTGAAGCACACGAGACGCCGGCACAAGGTGGACCACAAGACGGGCGAACACCTCGAGAACATTCCCTCCTACTGCTCAAAGAAGTCTACCACCAGCAAGGCCCAAAAGGCAgccgcggcagcagcagcggcggcggcagctaCTGCAGCAGCGAATCCCAACGATCTTGCCGCATCTGGAGAACTGAAAGTCAAGCCGAATCTTACACCTGCAGCCGCGCCGGCTCCCGCAAAGCAAGCACGGAAAAAGAAGCAACCGCAGCAGGCCACTCTTGCCGCATTGGGGATCACTCTGCCAGCGGGTACTGCCCTGCAGCAGGTGCATCCCGTGCCGTCAACGCAATCGCATCAGCAGGAGTTATCCACCGTACTGGTACCTCTGCCTCCGCCAGCACCTAAGCAGACCAAAGTCAAGCGAGAACGCAAGCAGCTGGCGCCCAAGCAATTGCAACAAAAGCCACAGCTCCTTCAGCAGGCTCAGGTGCAACAATCCAGTCTGGAGCCCATTGCTGCAGTGCCGCAAATCAAGAAGGAGCCAGCGCAAAACCAAGGACCGTTCCTTGACTTGCACGGTCTCAGCCTGACCTCAGCAGAAGAGCTGATCATGGAGCAGGCCCTGGAGATGGAGGAATGTGGTCTGTACGATGCACCTAATGCGAACACGGAAATGGGGACGTCGGACAACGCCATCTCAGATTCGGCCGCAGCCCTGCACTTCCAGATAAAAAATGAACTGCCGGACGAACTGTTGCCGGACGATGATTTTA TGCCTTGCAAGCCCAGCGACCGCCTCGCTTGCCCCTCACTGGAGTCCTCACCGTTCTCTTCGCCCGCCTCCATGGAGTTGACCGCCGTCTCTGCATCCAGTGCCGCCACATCGGCCCAAGCATTACCGGTGCGATCTGGGAACTACTACCTGCCCGCCTTTACGCTGAACGCGCATGGCAAGCTAAGCAGTACCGGCAATGCGATGCAGTCTGTGACGACGAGTTTGACTCATTCACCCTCTGTGTCCATGGTGAACGTGCCGCTGCTGGTGCGATCCAATCAGATGCTGCCCTCGGTAGACACGCTACTCTTCACCAACCAGACCGGCGGCAGTCGATTCTTTGCGGGAAAATCAGCGACAGCGGCGACGCCGCATCTGACATGA